A window from Rhizosphaericola mali encodes these proteins:
- a CDS encoding outer membrane beta-barrel family protein: MAKRTMLMIIGLMVSMVGFSQIKISGKISDINGTPISFATIKFTKDSKSFGKISDSAGTYILTLPDTGLYVIAVSSFNYRDSISNYNVSQKEQIKDFQLRYDNASELGGVVVSTKKKKPLIEKKIDRLIFNVAESPLSIGGTAWDVLQHTPLISAKNSGELSLIGKSASVVYINNRKSFLSGEDLMNYLSAMPSDNIVSIEVITAPPASYDAGNGSSVINIVLRKVLDNGLNGSVTLTDMQATYNRQRATAQLNYKYNRYTQSLTAGGTLGKTFSKFYNTINYFDIGQKETLDEKFINNGKPISIATNMNYELTPLSLIGGVFEYTHNNSHSFDYALDNIMGSSKNQYWNNNLGKEKTNLYSGNLNYKYSGKSRQRILQINLDYFQYINSNEATFLSYFDEDNLDIFNGNNSYTRQKAYNYSAKVDYSQLIFGNINFDAGIKYGYTKTNNPYLFYNYTTDGWSYNDNISNHFIYKEGINAAYFDLQKKITSHLDVKAGARIENTDIKTIQLSTDENHHQNYTKILPSAYISYEINNNNNLSFSIKNDFIRPSFSAMNPFRDYSSNKIIEMGNAFLRPGNSLDYELSYIFKRNYIFMAQYSNQTNLSGQLQTIIAPDTLLYKQANYGMFRSFGLVSIVNQSIIKAKWNINLTNSIQWKTLNTNADNIEAKETFPIYNVALNQTFTNLFKTGINGSLYGSYTSKFANANSVSLKPFGEVDFGFVKDFTNIGWKISMYVDDIFKTNIYKGQTIGNSTFNSILSSYYDDRRIRISVVKNFGNKRVRTKKNDDAGNASEKNRL; the protein is encoded by the coding sequence ATGGCGAAAAGAACAATGTTAATGATTATTGGGCTAATGGTAAGTATGGTTGGATTTAGTCAAATAAAAATTTCCGGTAAAATAAGTGATATCAATGGAACGCCTATTTCTTTTGCTACGATCAAATTTACAAAGGATAGTAAATCATTTGGAAAAATATCGGACTCGGCTGGGACATATATTTTGACTTTGCCTGATACAGGACTTTATGTAATAGCAGTATCTTCATTTAATTATAGAGATAGTATTTCTAATTACAATGTTTCTCAAAAGGAACAAATAAAAGATTTTCAATTACGATATGATAATGCGAGTGAATTAGGTGGCGTTGTGGTTTCTACAAAAAAGAAAAAGCCATTGATTGAAAAGAAGATTGATCGTCTTATTTTTAATGTAGCAGAAAGTCCATTGTCAATTGGCGGGACCGCATGGGATGTTTTACAACATACGCCTTTAATATCAGCAAAAAATTCTGGCGAACTATCACTTATTGGCAAAAGTGCTTCCGTGGTGTATATAAATAATAGAAAGTCATTTTTATCAGGAGAGGATCTTATGAACTATTTGTCTGCTATGCCTTCTGACAATATTGTCAGTATTGAAGTGATAACAGCCCCTCCCGCAAGCTATGATGCTGGGAATGGAAGTAGTGTTATTAATATTGTATTGAGAAAAGTATTGGATAATGGATTAAATGGTTCAGTTACATTGACTGATATGCAAGCTACTTATAATAGGCAGCGAGCGACAGCTCAGTTAAACTATAAATATAACAGATACACACAATCGCTAACAGCTGGCGGCACTTTAGGAAAGACATTCTCTAAGTTTTACAATACTATAAACTATTTTGACATTGGGCAAAAAGAAACATTGGATGAGAAATTTATCAATAATGGCAAACCAATATCCATTGCAACCAATATGAACTACGAGCTGACTCCATTATCATTGATTGGCGGAGTTTTTGAATATACGCACAACAATAGTCATTCTTTTGACTATGCACTTGATAATATAATGGGATCAAGCAAAAATCAGTATTGGAATAATAATTTGGGTAAAGAAAAAACTAATCTTTATTCTGGCAATTTAAACTATAAATATTCTGGTAAATCTCGACAAAGAATATTACAAATAAATCTAGATTACTTTCAATATATCAATTCAAATGAAGCAACCTTTCTTTCCTATTTTGATGAAGACAATTTAGATATATTTAATGGTAATAATAGCTATACAAGACAGAAAGCATATAATTACTCTGCTAAAGTGGATTATAGTCAATTGATTTTTGGCAATATAAATTTTGATGCTGGTATAAAATACGGATATACTAAAACGAATAATCCTTATTTGTTTTATAATTATACAACTGATGGTTGGTCATACAATGATAATATATCTAATCATTTTATATACAAAGAAGGAATCAATGCAGCATATTTTGATCTACAGAAAAAAATTACTTCACATTTGGATGTCAAGGCAGGTGCAAGAATTGAAAATACAGACATTAAAACAATACAATTAAGTACAGACGAAAATCATCATCAAAACTATACTAAAATACTTCCTTCTGCGTACATTTCTTATGAAATAAACAATAATAATAATTTGTCATTTTCTATAAAAAATGATTTTATTCGCCCCTCATTTTCTGCAATGAATCCTTTTCGAGACTATTCTAGTAATAAAATTATTGAGATGGGTAATGCTTTTTTACGCCCAGGGAATAGTCTAGATTATGAATTGTCTTACATATTTAAACGAAACTATATATTTATGGCTCAATATAGTAATCAAACAAATCTATCAGGTCAATTACAAACTATAATAGCCCCCGATACGCTACTATACAAACAAGCAAACTATGGAATGTTTCGAAGTTTTGGATTGGTATCTATTGTAAACCAAAGTATTATAAAAGCGAAATGGAATATCAATTTGACAAATTCCATTCAATGGAAAACGTTAAACACAAATGCTGACAATATTGAAGCAAAAGAAACTTTTCCAATATATAATGTAGCCTTAAATCAAACCTTTACTAATCTTTTTAAAACGGGTATTAACGGATCCTTGTATGGAAGTTATACAAGTAAATTTGCAAATGCAAACTCTGTATCACTAAAACCTTTTGGAGAAGTAGATTTTGGTTTTGTAAAGGATTTTACAAACATCGGATGGAAAATTTCTATGTATGTTGATGATATTTTTAAAACAAATATTTATAAAGGTCAGACTATTGGAAATTCTACATTCAATTCTATATTAAGTAGCTATTATGATGACAGACGTATTAGAATATCAGTAGTCAAAAATTTCGGAAATAAAAGAGTTCGTACCAAAAAGAATGATGATGCAGGGAATGCAAGTGAGAAAAACAGATTATGA
- a CDS encoding sensor histidine kinase produces MKILDIFFTKNNIPLFNIVHSYANEKFSYILSYRTLIVELFVVFSFVSIPSFIKILFDITRYYSKSIKQERHSKSLEIDKLNLEKNFLSAQLNPHFLFNTFNNLYALALKKSTILPEVIERLSDIMRYTVYDASADTVSLNDELNFIKNYIELERLRYSSDSSIELILSENLPINHKIAPLLIFPFVENAFKYGLKSKAKFVKVKVDYIDQMIVFLIENDTIDYENVNTQQYHGVGIANVQSRLKLLYPNNNQLTIKNSLNTFIVELKITI; encoded by the coding sequence ATGAAAATATTGGATATCTTTTTTACAAAGAACAATATCCCATTATTTAATATTGTGCACAGCTACGCTAATGAAAAATTTTCCTACATTTTGTCATATCGAACTTTAATAGTAGAACTTTTTGTTGTCTTTAGTTTTGTTTCCATTCCTTCCTTTATCAAAATTCTATTTGATATCACTCGATATTATTCAAAATCCATTAAACAAGAAAGACATAGTAAAAGCCTAGAGATAGATAAACTTAATCTGGAAAAGAATTTTTTATCCGCCCAACTAAATCCTCATTTTCTTTTTAATACGTTTAATAATCTATATGCATTAGCATTGAAGAAATCCACTATTTTACCTGAGGTAATAGAGCGTTTATCGGATATCATGCGCTATACTGTTTATGATGCTAGTGCGGATACCGTGTCTTTAAACGACGAATTAAATTTTATCAAAAACTATATAGAACTAGAAAGATTACGATATTCTTCTGATTCTAGTATTGAACTGATCTTGTCTGAAAACCTTCCAATTAACCATAAAATTGCACCATTGTTGATTTTCCCATTTGTAGAAAATGCCTTCAAATATGGCCTAAAATCTAAAGCTAAATTTGTAAAAGTAAAAGTTGACTATATAGACCAGATGATTGTATTTCTAATTGAAAATGATACTATAGATTACGAAAATGTAAATACGCAACAATATCATGGCGTCGGTATTGCAAATGTACAAAGTCGGCTAAAACTATTATATCCCAATAACAACCAATTAACTATCAAAAATTCTTTGAATACTTTTATAGTTGAATTAAAAATCACTATTTAG
- a CDS encoding LytR/AlgR family response regulator transcription factor: MDNNIITCVIIEDEPLARELIENFVHQTPILQLLTSFENGADALLYLQNNQVDLVISDIEMPLINGMELAKSLKNPPYFIFVTAYERYAIDGFEIGAVDYIKKPVTYARFIAAISKINIKNQHTSDLKLNNTLPQFLTIKSESIFHRIAFSEIKYIETMGDFIKIHLADNSIVISNSTMKNMEEKLPSDLFFRIHTSYIISLNNVRKIFGNTVVLNTGEELAIAKLRKQELFIKLNIKED, from the coding sequence ATGGATAACAATATAATTACATGTGTCATCATTGAAGATGAACCCTTGGCAAGAGAGTTAATAGAAAATTTTGTCCACCAAACGCCCATACTACAATTGCTTACTAGTTTTGAAAATGGCGCAGACGCATTGTTATATCTGCAAAATAATCAAGTAGATCTCGTAATAAGTGATATAGAGATGCCACTTATAAATGGTATGGAGCTAGCAAAATCTTTAAAGAATCCACCATACTTTATTTTTGTTACTGCATATGAGCGATATGCCATTGATGGCTTTGAGATTGGCGCGGTAGATTATATAAAGAAACCGGTAACTTATGCTAGATTCATAGCAGCGATTTCAAAAATAAATATAAAAAATCAGCATACTTCAGATCTTAAATTGAATAATACTTTACCACAATTTCTAACGATTAAGTCGGAAAGCATCTTTCATAGAATTGCGTTTTCAGAAATTAAGTATATCGAAACTATGGGAGATTTCATTAAAATACATTTAGCGGATAATTCCATAGTTATTTCTAACTCTACTATGAAAAATATGGAAGAAAAATTACCCTCAGATTTGTTTTTTCGTATTCATACCTCCTATATCATCTCTTTAAATAATGTCCGAAAGATATTTGGCAATACCGTTGTTTTAAATACTGGAGAAGAGCTTGCAATTGCCAAACTAAGAAAACAAGAACTTTTTATAAAACTTAATATTAAGGAAGATTAA